The sequence CACTCGGTGATGTACATCTTCGCCGTCGCCCTGGAGGACGGCAGCTGGCACCACGTCCGCTCCTACACCCCGGAACGTGCGCATCGTCCCGAGACCATCGCGTTGTGGCGCAAGATCTCCACCGTCGAGGACCCGGAGTGGACCCGGCGCTACCACTCGACCGACCCAGGTGAGAAGGCATTCGGAGCGCGCGCCGAGATCACCCTGGCCAGCGGGGAAGTCATCACCGACGAGCTCGCGATCGCCGACGCGCACCCGCTGGGGGCCCGGCCGTTCGAACGCAAGCAGTACATCGGCAAGTTCACCGAGCTCGCCGAGGGTGTCGTGACGGTGGCCGAGCAGGAGCGGTTCCTCGCCGCCGCCGAGGGCCTTGCGGGCCTGAGCGGCAGCCAGCTCAGTGAGCTCAACATCGTGGTCGAGCCCAAGGTGCTGGACCAGGCACCGTCAACTCCCGACGGGATCTTCCGGTGAGTGGGCTGCTCGGGGCCGCCGCGGTCCCGTCAGACAAGCGGGCGGACTTCCGGGCCGGACTGCAATCCGGTCGGCTGCAACGGTTCCCGGGGGCGTTCTCGCCCCTGGTCGCCAAGCTGGTGGCCGAGATCGGCTTCGAGGGTGTCTACGTCTCCGGTGCGGTGCTCTCGGCCGATCTGGGGCTGCCGGACATCGGGCTGACCACGCTGACCGAGGTGGCCGGGCGCGGCGCGCAGATCGCGGCCGCCACCGAGCTACCGACGTTTATCGACGCCGACACCGGCTTCGGCGAGCCGATGAGCGCCGCCCGCACCATCACGGTGCTCGAAGACTCCGGGTTGGCCGGCTGCCACCTCGAGGACCAGGTCAACCCCAAGCGGTGCGGGCACCTCGACGGCAAGGCCGTGGTGCCGACAAGTGAGATGGTCAAGCGACTGCGGGCCGCGGTCGCGGCACGTCGGGACCCGAACTTCATCATCTGCGCCCGCACCGATGCCGCCGGCATCGAAGGGCTTTCGGCCGCCATCGACCGGGCGAAGGCCTATGCCGACGCCGGAGCGGACCTGATCTTCACCGAAGCCCTACGCGGGCCGGCCGATTTCGAACAGTTCCGCGCCGCAGTCGATGTCCCGCTGTTGGCCAACATGACCGAGTTCGGCAAATCCGAGCTGCTCACCGCTGCTCAACTCTCCGACCTCGGCTACAACGCCGTGATCTATCCCGTCACCACACTGCGGCTGGCGATGTTCGCCGTCGAAGTCGGGCTGCGGGAGATCGACACGGCTGGAACACAATCCGGGCTACTGGATCAGATGCAGCACCGCAGTCGGCTCTACGAGCTGCTGCGTTACGCCGAGTACAACCAGTTCGACTCTGAGATCTTCAACTTCACCATCCAGGGAGGCCAACGGTGACCACCGCAGAAATCCGCAAGGGACTCGCAGGTGTTGTCGTCGACACCACCGCTATCTCCAAGGTGGTGCCGGAGACCAACTCGCTGACCTACCGTGGCTACCCGGTTCAGGATCTGGCCGCGCGTGTGAGCTTCGAGCAGGTCGCCTACCTGCTCTGGCACGGTGAGCTGCCGACCGACGCCGAGCTGGCGCTGTTCTGCCAGCGTGAGCGGGCGGCCCGGCGGGCGGACCGGTCGCTGCTGTCGCTGGTGGAAAAGCTCCCGGAGAACTGCCACCCGATGGACGTGGTGCGCACCGCGATCAGCTACCTGGGTGCCGAGGACGCCGAAGAGGACGACCCTAGTGAGTCGGCGAACTTCGCCAAGGCGCTGCGGATGTTCGCAGTGCTGCCGACGATCGTGGCCGCGGACATGCGCCGCAGGCGCGGTCTGGCCCCGATCGCGCCGCACAGCCACCTCGGCTACGCCGAGAACTTCCTGCGGATGTGCTTCGGTGAGGTGCCCGAGCCGGTGATCGTGCAGGCGTTCGAGCAGTCCATGACCCTCTACGCCGAGCACAGCTTCAACGCGTCCACCTTCGCCGCACGGGTGGTCACCTCCACTCAGTCCGACATCTACAGCGCGGTCACCGCCGCGATCGGCGCGCTCAAGGGCTCGCTGCACGGCGGGGCGAACGAGGCGGTCATGCACGACATGATCGAGATCGGTGAGCCGGCCAACGCCGCGGAGTGGCTGCACGGCAAGCTATCCCGCAAGGACAAGGTGATGGGCTTCGGTCACCGCGTGTACAAGCACGGTGACTCCCGGGTGCCGACCATGAAAGCGGCGCTGGAACGCGTCGCGGCGGCCCGCGGCGGCCAGCGCTGGTTGGACATCTACCAGATCCTGGAAGCCGAGATGTTCGCCGCGACCGGGATCAAGCCCAACCTGGACTTCCCGACCGGGCCGGCCTACTACCTGATGGGCTTTGACATCCCGATGTTCACCCCGCTGTTCGTGATGAGCCGGATCACCGGGTGGACCGCTCACATCATCGAGCAGACTGCGTCCAACGCGCTGATCCGCCCGCTGAGTGCCTACTCGGGAAGTCCGCAGCGCGCCCTCAAGGCGGTCTGAGGCCGACTCGGAGCTACCATCCGGGAATGTCGCAACTGTTCCCCGATTACCGCCCGCTCTGGGAGACCGACCAGCATCGCGAACTGCGCAAGCACGCCGCGGAATTCCTGCGCAAGGAGGCCACTCCCCACCAGGAGCGCTGGGTCGCCCAACACGGCGTAGACCGCGAGTTCTGGAACAAGGCCGGCGACGCCGGCCTGCTGGGACTGGATCTGCCCGAGGAATTCGGCGGAGCCGGCGGCGACTACGCCATGCACTCGGTGGTCCAGGAAGAACTCGTCTACGCCCACGACCAATGCTTCGGCTTCTCGGTGCATTCGCCGATCGTGGCGCATTACCTGTACGCCTACGGCAACGACGAGCAACGCAAACGCTGGCTGCCCAAGGTCATCAGCGGCGAGGCGGTGCTGGCCATCGCGATGACCGAGCCGGGTACCGGCTCGGATCTGCAGTCGGTGCGCACCACCGCGGTGCGCGACGGCGACCACTACGTCATCAACGGCTCGAAGACGTTCATCTCCAACGGAACCCACTGCGACCTGCTGGTGATCGTCGCCAAGACCGACCCGTCCCAGGGGGCCGCCGGGGTGTCGCTGATCGTCGCCGAGACCAACGGACTGGCCGGCTTCGAACGCGGCCGGGTGCTGCAGAAGATCGGCCAGCACGGCCAGGACACCCGGGAACTGTTCTTCACCGATATGCGGGTGCCGGTCGCCAACCTGCTCGGTGAGAAGGAGGGTCTGGGCTTCTACCAGCTGATGGACCAGCTGGCCCGGGAGCGGCTGATCATCGGGACGCTGTGCGCGGCACTGGCCGAGGCGGCCGTACTGGAGGCCATCCGCTACTCCAAGGAACGCGAGGCGTTCGGCCGGCCCATCGGCAACTTCCAGCACACCAAATTCGTGCTGGCCGAATGCAAGACGGAGACGCTCGCGATCAAGACGCTGGTCGACTACGCGATCAGCCAGTACGTCGGCGGCAAGAACGACCCGATGACCGCCTCGATGGCCAAACTGTTCGCGGCGGAGAAATCTGACCAGATCGTCGACAAGTGCCTGCAGATCTTCGGCGGCTACGGCTACATGGCCGAGTACCCGATCGCCAACATGTACACCGGGTCGCGGGTGAACCGGATCTACGGTGGCACCAGCGAGATCATGAAGGAGATCATCAGCCGATCGCTGTGAGCTCCCGGTTTCGCCGCGCAGACCTAGAACACGTTCTAGTCTGACCGTCATGGGATTTCTCAAACCTGAACTGCCCGTTGTCGACTTCGCCGAATGGAGCAAGGGCACGCGCAGCGAGAAGATCCGGCCGATGGCCCGGCACTGGGCCGAGGTGGGTTTCGGCACGCCGGTGGTGCTGCACCTGTTCTACGTGCTCAAGATCGGCCTCTACATCCTGGGCGCCTGGCTGTTCGCGTTGAGCACCGCCGGTATCGATGGCTTCGGGCAAGTGCGGCAGTGGTGGAGCGAGCCGATCGTCTTCGAGAAGGTCGTGCTCTACACGATGTTGTTTGAGGTGATCGGCCTGGGCTGCGGCTTCGGTCCACTCAACAACCGCTTCTTCCCGCCGATGGGGTCGATCCTGTACTGGCTGCGGCCGGGCACCATCCGGCTGCCACCCTGGCCGCGGCGCATTCCGCTGACCGCTGGAACCGGCCGCACGCCGGTGGACGCCGCCTTGTACGCGGCACTGCTGGGGATGCTGCTGGTCGCGCTGGTCTCCGACGGGACCGGGCCCATCGCCGCGCTACACACCGAAGTCGGGGTGCTGCCGCACTGGCAGATCCTGACGATTCTGGGGATCCTGGCGGTGGTCGGCCTGCGGGACAAGGTGATCTTCCTGGCCGCGCGCGGCGAGGTCTACGCCCCGCTGGCAGCGGCGTTCCTGTTCACCGGGGTCGACATGATCGTCGCGGCCAAAGCGATCTTCATGGTGATCTGGATGGGCGCGGCGACGTCAAAGCTCAACCGGCATTTCCCGTTCGTGATCTCGACCATGATGAGCAACAACCCGCTGATCCGGCCCAAGGCGCTCAAACGCGCATTCTTCAAGAACTTCCCCGAAGATCTACGCCCCGGCGGCCCGTCGAAGGCGCTGGCGCACGTGAGCACGGCGATCGAGATGCTGGTGCCGCTACCGCTGTTCTTCTGCCACGGGGGCCTGCCCACCGCGATCGCCGCTTTCGTGATGGTCTGTTTCCACCTGGGCATCCTGGCGGCGATCCCGATGGGGGTGCCGCTGGAGTGGAACGTATTCATGATCTTCGGGGTGCTGTCGCTGTTCGTCGCGCACGCCGATCTCGGGCTGTCCGACCTCAACAACCCGCTGGCGGTCGCGCTGTTGTTCGCGGTCAGCGCGGGCACGGTGGTGGTGGGGAACCTGTTCCCGCACAAGGTTTCGTTCCTGCCCGGGATGCGGTACTACGCCGGGAACTGGGACACCACGCTGTGGTGCCTGAAGCCGTCAGCCGAAGAGAAGATCGCGCGCGGCATCGTCGCGATCGCCAGCATGCCCGCCGCGCAGCTGGAACGCTTCTACGGCAGTGCGGAAGCCGCGCAGATCCCGATCTACATGGGCTATGCGTTCCGCGGCTTCAACACCCACGGCCGGGCGCTGTTCAGCCTGGCGCACCGGGCGATGGCCGACGGTGACGAGAGCGACTACTCGCTGACCGATGGGGAGCGGATCTGTTCGACGGCGGTCGGCTGGAACTTCGGTGACGGACACATGACCAATGAGCAGCTGATCGAGGCGCTGCAGCAGCGCTGCGGATTCGAGCCGGGGGAGGTGCGCGTGGTGATCCTCGACGCGCAGCCGATCCATCGGCAGACCCAGGCCTACCGGCTGGTGGACGCCGCCACCGGTGAGTTCGAACGCGGCCACGTCAAGGTGGTGGACATGGTGGAGCGCCAGCCCTGGCAGGACGACCTGCCCATATACGTCGATCGCGCCGCCGCGGTGTGACCCAGATAACTGGTACAACCAGTTGACCAGTGGGGCCGGGTGCCTGAGCATGTAGACCATGGACCTGGCGCCCATCTCCCGCACCGCACTCTCCGACGCGATCTTCGTGCGGCTTGTCGAAGAGATTCTGACCGGACGCCTGCTGGCCGGTGAGCCGCTTCCGTCGGAGCGCGAACTGGCGCTGACTCTGCAGGTCAACCGGCATGCGGTCCGCGAAGCACTCAAGCGGCTGCAACAGGCGGGACTGGTCCGTATCAGTCACGGCGGAAAGACCCGGGTGCTGGACTGGCGGGAAAGCGCCGGCCTGGATGCCCTGACCGGGTTGGCCGTCGCCGGGGCGATCCCGGCGCGCCAGATCATCGGCGACGTCGCGGTGATGCGACGCTCGATCGCCGCGGACGCCGCGCGGCTCTGCGCGCGGAACGCTTCGGGAGAACAGCGGGCCGCGATCACCGCGGCTGCCGCGGAGTATCCGACCTCCGGGGACCTCACCGCGGTCAGCGACGCCGACTTGGCGTTCTGGATCGCCGTAATTGACGGATCCGGCAATATCGCCTATCGGCTGGCTCTCAACACCTTGGTCGCGGCCTACGACGAGATCGGCCGCGACGCCATCTACGCGCTGGGTGCCGCCGAGTTTGCCGACCGCAGCTCCCACATCGATCTCGCCGCCGCGATCGCCGGAGCCGACGAGGACGCGGCGTACCGCCTCGCCGACGAGTTGCTGACCCGGTTCGTCACGGCCTGCCAGGCCGGCGCCGAGGGGGAGGGATAGCCGCATGTTTGACCTGATCGCGCACGCCATCCCGGTCTTCGTACTCTGCCTGCTGCTGGAAGTCGTGTCGTTCGCCGTGCGGCCCGACGACGACGAGCGCGGCTACGAACTGCGCGATACCGGCACCAGTCTGACGATGGGCATCGGCAACGTGATCATCAACATCGGCTGGAAGCTGGTGGTACTGGCGGTCTTCAGCGGGGTCTATCTGCTGGCGCCGGTTCACCTTCCGGCCGCCAACCCGCTGACCTGGATCGCGCTGTTTGTCGCCGACGACTTCGCCTACTACTGGTATCACCGCACCCACCACACCATCCGGGTGTTCTGGGCCAGCCACGTGGTGCACCACTCCAGCCAGCACTACAACCTGTCCACCGCCCTGCGTCAGACCTGGACGCCGTTCACCGCGGTCCCGTTCTGGATCCTGTTGGCGTTCGCCGGTTTCGCCCCGTGGATGATCCTGCTGCAGCAGTCGGTCAGCCTGCTCTACCAGTTCTTCATCCACACTGAGCGGGTCGGCAAGCTCTGGCGGCCAATCGAGTTCGTCTTCAACACCCCGTCACACCATCGGGTGCACCACGGGGCGAACCCGCAATACCTCGACAAGAACTACGGCGGAATCCTCATCGTGTGGGACCGGCTGTTCGGCACGTTTGAGCCCGAGGACGAGCGCGCGGTCTACGGGTTGACCAAGAACATCGACACGTTCAATCCGGTGCGGGTGGCCACCCACGAGTACGTCGCTATCTGGCGCGACATCCGCGCGGCGCGTAGTTGGCGTGCGGTGTGGGGCCACCTGTTTCGCGGCCCGGGATGGGCACCGGCCGGCTAGGAGTTGGGCTTGACCCACTCATCGTAGAACGGCGGCATCGCCGAGGCCCGGGAGGTGAACTGCGGGTCGCGCTTCTCCAGAAACGCGCGCACCCCGTCGGCGCCGTCACCGATGCTGGTGTAGAACATCGCCAACGAGTCCACCCGGTGCGCCTCGACCGGGTCGGGCTGCGCGGAGTTGCGGTAGAGCATCTGGCGGATCAACGCGAAAGACACCGGCGAGCGGCCCTTGGTCCAGGCGTCGGCGATCGCCCGTGCCTCGGCCAGGAGTGTCTCTGGTTCGTGGACGGACTGGGCGATCCCGCAGGCGCGCGCGCCCTCGGCGTCGAGGATGTCAGCACGGTAGAGCAGGTCCAAAGCCGTTGGCACACCGACGATGCGGGGCAGGAACCACGTGGAGCAGGCCTCCGGGGTGATCCCCAGCTTCCCGAACACCAGGCCGAAGCGTGCCTTGGTCGAGAACAGCCGGGCGTCCATCGCCAGCATCATGGTGGCGCCGATGCCGACCGCGGCGCCATTGACCGCGGCGATCACCGGCTTGCGACAGCCGTAGATCGCCAGCGTCACCCGTCCGCCGGTGTCGCGCACCCGGGCCAGCTCCGGGTCGTCGAGGTCGGCCATGTCGGCCAGTGATGGCGACTTGGACTCATCGAGCCCGAACACGTTGCCCGAGCTGGACAGGTCCATGCCCGCACAGAACGCGCGCCCGGAGCCGGTGACGATCACCGCGCGGACGGCGTCGTTGTTGTTGACCTCGACGAAGGTGCGCTCCAGCTCCTCGGCCATTTCGACGGTGAACGCGTTGAGATTGTCCGGTCGGTCCAGGTACACGGTGAGAATGCCGTCTTCGACCTCGTGACGCAGCGTGTTGAACTCCATGCGCCGAGGCTAGTTGCACCGATCTGTTGACTCTGCCCCCGGGGGAGATTCGAGACTGGACTGCATGCCGACACTGTTGCCCATCGGGGACTTCTCCCGGATGACCTATCTGACCGTCAAGGCGTTGCGGCTCTATCACGAACGCGGCCTGCTGGCGCCCGTGCGAGTGGACCCGTCGTCGGGCTACCGCTACTACAGCCCGGACCAGGTGCCACTCGCCCAAGTCATCCGCCGGCTGCGCGATCTGGGCATGCCGCTGGACGAGCTGACCGAAGTGGTCCGCGCCGAGCAGGTCACCGACCGCAACCGGGCCATCGTGGCTCACCTGCAACGACTCCAGGACCGCCTGGCGCAAACGCAGGCCAGCGTGGAGTCGCTGCGGGCGCTGCTCGAAGACTCCGGCGACGCCTGCGACGTCGCCTACCGGTCGGTGCCGGCGACGCTGGCGGCCGCGGTCGTCGACCAGGTCGCGATGGCAGACATCGATGACTGGTGGACGCAGGCGTTCACCGAGGTCGACGCCGCGGTGGCCGGTGACGCTGCGGGGGTTCGCGCTGCGCTGTACTCGGCGGAGTTCTTCGAGGCCGGCGGGGGAGAGGTGATCGCGTTCCGGCCGGTGGGTGTCGCGACGGCCCGGGGCAGAGTTCGACCGCTGGAGATTCCCGCGGCGGAACTGGCGGTCGCGGTGCACCGCGGGGAGTTCGGCGAGCTGGATCGCACCTACGCCGCGCTGGGCACCCACGTTGCCGAACGCGAACTGGGTGTCGACGGACCGATCCGCGAGTACTACCGGGTGTCCGGTTACGACACCGACGACGAGGCAGCGCATCGCACCGAGGTGTGCTGGCCGATCTTCCGCACCAAATCCTGACCCACGACAAGGAGTTCACCCATGGAGATCACACTGCACACGGTCACTTTCGACTGCGCCGACGCCGACAAGCTGGCGCGGTTCTGGTCGCAACTGCTGGAGCGACCGCTCGACGACGGTGCCACCGCCGAATTCGCGTCCATCGGTGTATCAGCGCACACGGCACCGCACCTGGCGTTCGTGCGGGTGCCAGAAGCCAAGCAGGTCAAGAACCGGGTGCACGTCGACCTCGTCGCGGCCGATCTGGCCGCCGCGGTCGAGCGGGCCCTGGAACTCGGCGCCGCCCGATTGGCCGACCACGCCGACGACGGCTACCGGTGGAGCACTCTGGCGGACCCCGAGGGCAACGAGTTCGACATCGTGGCGGCCTGAGATGTCATTGCTGGCAGATGCATTGGTGGCCACCGGGCCCGTCGCCGAACATCGTGACGCGATGGCGCTGTACGGATGGTTGGTGGGCGGCCGCTGGGATCTGGACATCACCTGGTTCGGCGACGACGGCACCCGCCAAGTCTCCGGCTGGATGGTCGCAGACTGGGTGCTCGACGGACGGGCCGTCCAGGACGTCTGGCATGCCGAGGGCCTCTTTCATGGGACGACGCTGCGCGTCTACGACGCGGCTATCGACGCCTGGCACATCCAGTGGACCGAACCGCAACTGGGACTTCAGCTGCACCAACTGGGCAGAACCGACGCGGAGGGGATCGTGCAGGACGGCACCCTGCCGGACGGCTCCGCGATCCGATGGAGCTTCCGCGACATCGGCCCGGACTCCTTTCGCTGGCGAGACGAACGCAGCGACGACGGGCGCACCTGGGTGCTCAAGCAGGAGTATCTCGCCCGTCGCCGCTGAATCCGGTGTCACGCGCTAACAGCGTCCTTCGCACTGGCGCTCGGCAAGAAGCGGGGCGCGATGCCCGCCGCGGTGGTCGCGACCGCCGCCGATCCCAGCGCCTGAGCCCAGCCGATCGGACCCAGCGGCGTGCAGCCCATGAACTGGCTGATACCGGGGATGCTGATCAACAGTGCCATTGCCGCGAACGACCCGCCCGCGGTCGCCAGCAGCACCGGCGAGCGTGACTCCAACAGTGTCTGGCCCAGCTGGGTGGTCACCAGGGCGACCAGCGCCACGGTGGATGCGCGTCGGGGAAAACCGGTGAGCCGCGCCATGAACCAGGCCGCAAGGGTTGCACTGGCCGTGGTCGTGCCACGCAGCGCCACCGCGCGCAACAGCGCCTTCTCGTCGGGCCCGCGACCCCCGAAGGGCATGGGCCGCCGGGGTTGGCTGATCGCGAGCGCGGTGGCCGGGAACGCGTCGGTCACGATGTTGACCAGCAGCAGTTGCCGGGTGCTCAACGGTGACTGACCGGTCAGCGCGCTGCCGATGATCGCGAACAGTGCGCCGCTGGCGTTACCGCCCAGCAGCACCGCCACCGCCGCCTGCACCCGCTGCCACAGTTGGCTGCCCTCGTTGAGGGCGTCCAGCAGGGTCTCGATCTTGCCGTCGAGCAGCACCACGTCGGCGGCCGTGTGGGCGGCGTCGCTGCCCTGGGCGACGATCCCGATGCCGACCGTGGCGGCCCGGATTGCGGAGGCGTCGTTGGCGCCGTCCCCGACCATCGCCGACACCTTGCCGCTGCGTTCCAGCGCCTGCACCACCTGCACCTTGTTCGCCGGCGACATGCGGGCGAACACCACCCGCTCGGCCACCGCACGTTCCTGCTCCTTGCCCGAGAGGGTTTCCCATTCCGAGCCGGTGATGACCTGATCGGGAGACAGCTGAACGCCCATCTTGCGGGCGATGGCTCGGCCGGTGGTCGGGTGATCGCCGGTGACCATCCGAATGGGCACCTGGCGGCGGTGCAGCTCGGCGAGCAGGCCGGCAGACCCGGCGCGGGGGGTGTCGGCGATGCCGACGAAGCCGACCAGGGTCAAGCCCTCGGCGCACTGCTGGGCCATGGCCGCGAGCTGGGCTTCGGGGTCGTCGGGATCGGCCGAAAGCGACTGCACCTGAGCGGGACTGAGCTCACGCCGTGCTACCGCGAGCACCCGCAGTCCTTCGTCGGCCAGTTGCTCCACCACATCGTGGATGTCGGCCGCGACATCGTCGCAGGCAGCCAGTATCACCTCGGGTGCCCCCTTGATGGTCAATTCGGTGCCGAACACCGATGCCGCGAAGGGCCGCCCGGAACGGAACGGCAGATGGGCGTCGGCGGCCCCCGGCGCGACGGCGCCGGGCACGGATTCGGCCGCCGCCACGATCGCGGCGTCGGTGGCGTCGACGTGGCTCGGTCCCTTGGCCGACGGTGTCGCACGTACCGCGCAACGCAGCACCTCGTCATGGGAATGACCGGCTGCCGTCCGCACCTCGGTGACCCGCAACCGGTTCTCGCTCAACGTACCGGTCTTGTCGAAGCACACCACGTCGACGCGGCCCAGGGCCTCAACGGAGCGGGGGACCCGTACCAGCACACCGGATTTGGTGAGGCGCTGCGCTGAGGCGTGCTGAGCCAGCGTCGCCACCACCGGCAGGCCCTCGGGGACAGCGGCGACGGCCACCGACACTCCGTTGGCCACCGCCTGCTGCAGCCGGGTGGCCCGCAACACCCCGAGCACGCTGACCAGACCGCCGGCCATCAGACTCAGCGGCCAGGTCCGGCTGGTGATCTGTCCGAGCTGATGGGTCAGGCCGATATCCCCGTGCCGGCTGGTGACAAGGTCGGCGGCGCGCCGCACCTCGGTGTCGGGGCCCACCGCGGTCACCAACGCCAGACCGGTCCCGGAGGCCACGGTGGTGCCCGCGAACAGCATGCAGCGCCGCTCGGCCAGCTCGGCGCCCGGGGTGGCGTCGATCTGCTTGGTCACCGGCAACGACTCACCGGTCAGTGAGGCCTCGTCGACCTCCAACTTCTCCTGTTCGATCACACGGGCGTCCGCGGGCACCACATCGTCGGGACCCACCTCGATCAGATCCCCACGCTGCAGCTGCTCGGGGAGCACTTGAACACGGTCGCGTGCGCCATCGGGCCGGATCGTCACCTTCCAGGCGGGCGGGATCTGCTCGGCCAGTAGCCGATCCAGCCGCAGCTCGGCACTCAACCGTTGGCCGGCCGCCAGGACGGCGTTGCTGACCAGGACAGAGCCGACCATGAGCGCGTCGATTGGCGCGCCCAGCAGCGCGGTGGCAGCGGCACCCAGTCCGAGGACGGGCGTCAGCGGGTCGGACAGTTCGTCACGCACCGCATCGAGGAACTGCCAGACCACGTGCCGCTTGGCGGTGCCGGCGTCCGGCGCGAAGTCGGGCTGCGACGGCGAGGACAAGGCGGCACGCACCTGTTCGACCGACATCGCATGCCATTCGTCGACGGGGACCGGCCGGGGCAGCGGCGCCGTGATCACCTGGCGGGCCGACCAGTAGCCGGACACCAGACCCACGGCCGCGCCCAGCGCGACCGGTTCGGGACCGCGTCCTCGCACCGTGGGAATGAGCAGCATCGAACCCAATGCCGAAGCGCCGGTGGATAAGGCGATACCAAGGCGGGTGGCCGCCTGGGCTGCGGGCAGGGCATGCAGTACCCGCCATACCCCGGACAAGTCATCGACGATCAGGTCCGCCACCGGCTCGCTGGCGTCGGGCAGGATGCCGACGCCGAGGTCGGCCGCCGACAGCGCCTGGGTAGCCGTCGAGGAGATCACCGCGACGGTGTGGCCTTCCTGTTGGTAGGCCCGCACCGCGTCGAGCAGCGCTTCGTCGATCGAATCGCCTGTCATTGGAGCGATTTCGTCGAACGCGGGCCGAAGTACACCCAGGCCGATGGCGTCGTCCGCGGTCACTGTCTGCACCTGGGCGCGCTGTGTCTCAGCGAGTGTCGCTGCCGCCAGCGGATGCGGGGCCGGAGCAAACAGTGCCTCGGTGCCGGGGCGGCCGGTGACGGGATGCCAACCTGGCCGCAGGTCACCTTCCTCGAGCATCGCCCGGGCGCTCTCCCAGGCGGTCAGATCCTTCTCGTCGGCGCCGCGAAGTCGCGCCAAGCGCAACGACTCGGTCCGCAGCACCCGCGGATCGAAGATCACCACGTCGACGCGGTCCAGCCGGCGCAGGCTGTCAGGGTCGATCTGCAGTGCCTCGTCCCGGTTCGCCAGCCCGCGGCCCAACGTGGCTGCGAACGATTCGTGAGTGGCTCGGGTCGCTTTGGGCACCGCGACCAGTGCGGCATTGCCGGCCAGTTCGGGGTCGCGACTGGTCGCGGCGACGACGGCTGCGCCGATCGCCTGAATCCAGGTCCCGCGTTGCAGGTTTTGGTCGACCGGGCTCTCCGGGGATTCCGCCGTGCGCTGGGCCGACCCGGCAACCGGACGGGCCAGCTCCGGCTCGCGCCGCGCCCAGGCCCGGGCGTCGGCGCGCGCTTCGGCGGCCCTGATGGTGTTGATC is a genomic window of Mycolicibacter heraklionensis containing:
- the prpB gene encoding methylisocitrate lyase, yielding MSGLLGAAAVPSDKRADFRAGLQSGRLQRFPGAFSPLVAKLVAEIGFEGVYVSGAVLSADLGLPDIGLTTLTEVAGRGAQIAAATELPTFIDADTGFGEPMSAARTITVLEDSGLAGCHLEDQVNPKRCGHLDGKAVVPTSEMVKRLRAAVAARRDPNFIICARTDAAGIEGLSAAIDRAKAYADAGADLIFTEALRGPADFEQFRAAVDVPLLANMTEFGKSELLTAAQLSDLGYNAVIYPVTTLRLAMFAVEVGLREIDTAGTQSGLLDQMQHRSRLYELLRYAEYNQFDSEIFNFTIQGGQR
- a CDS encoding bifunctional 2-methylcitrate synthase/citrate synthase; amino-acid sequence: MTTAEIRKGLAGVVVDTTAISKVVPETNSLTYRGYPVQDLAARVSFEQVAYLLWHGELPTDAELALFCQRERAARRADRSLLSLVEKLPENCHPMDVVRTAISYLGAEDAEEDDPSESANFAKALRMFAVLPTIVAADMRRRRGLAPIAPHSHLGYAENFLRMCFGEVPEPVIVQAFEQSMTLYAEHSFNASTFAARVVTSTQSDIYSAVTAAIGALKGSLHGGANEAVMHDMIEIGEPANAAEWLHGKLSRKDKVMGFGHRVYKHGDSRVPTMKAALERVAAARGGQRWLDIYQILEAEMFAATGIKPNLDFPTGPAYYLMGFDIPMFTPLFVMSRITGWTAHIIEQTASNALIRPLSAYSGSPQRALKAV
- a CDS encoding acyl-CoA dehydrogenase family protein, translated to MSQLFPDYRPLWETDQHRELRKHAAEFLRKEATPHQERWVAQHGVDREFWNKAGDAGLLGLDLPEEFGGAGGDYAMHSVVQEELVYAHDQCFGFSVHSPIVAHYLYAYGNDEQRKRWLPKVISGEAVLAIAMTEPGTGSDLQSVRTTAVRDGDHYVINGSKTFISNGTHCDLLVIVAKTDPSQGAAGVSLIVAETNGLAGFERGRVLQKIGQHGQDTRELFFTDMRVPVANLLGEKEGLGFYQLMDQLARERLIIGTLCAALAEAAVLEAIRYSKEREAFGRPIGNFQHTKFVLAECKTETLAIKTLVDYAISQYVGGKNDPMTASMAKLFAAEKSDQIVDKCLQIFGGYGYMAEYPIANMYTGSRVNRIYGGTSEIMKEIISRSL
- a CDS encoding DUF3556 domain-containing protein, with product MGFLKPELPVVDFAEWSKGTRSEKIRPMARHWAEVGFGTPVVLHLFYVLKIGLYILGAWLFALSTAGIDGFGQVRQWWSEPIVFEKVVLYTMLFEVIGLGCGFGPLNNRFFPPMGSILYWLRPGTIRLPPWPRRIPLTAGTGRTPVDAALYAALLGMLLVALVSDGTGPIAALHTEVGVLPHWQILTILGILAVVGLRDKVIFLAARGEVYAPLAAAFLFTGVDMIVAAKAIFMVIWMGAATSKLNRHFPFVISTMMSNNPLIRPKALKRAFFKNFPEDLRPGGPSKALAHVSTAIEMLVPLPLFFCHGGLPTAIAAFVMVCFHLGILAAIPMGVPLEWNVFMIFGVLSLFVAHADLGLSDLNNPLAVALLFAVSAGTVVVGNLFPHKVSFLPGMRYYAGNWDTTLWCLKPSAEEKIARGIVAIASMPAAQLERFYGSAEAAQIPIYMGYAFRGFNTHGRALFSLAHRAMADGDESDYSLTDGERICSTAVGWNFGDGHMTNEQLIEALQQRCGFEPGEVRVVILDAQPIHRQTQAYRLVDAATGEFERGHVKVVDMVERQPWQDDLPIYVDRAAAV
- a CDS encoding FadR/GntR family transcriptional regulator; translated protein: MDLAPISRTALSDAIFVRLVEEILTGRLLAGEPLPSERELALTLQVNRHAVREALKRLQQAGLVRISHGGKTRVLDWRESAGLDALTGLAVAGAIPARQIIGDVAVMRRSIAADAARLCARNASGEQRAAITAAAAEYPTSGDLTAVSDADLAFWIAVIDGSGNIAYRLALNTLVAAYDEIGRDAIYALGAAEFADRSSHIDLAAAIAGADEDAAYRLADELLTRFVTACQAGAEGEG
- a CDS encoding sterol desaturase family protein; this encodes MFDLIAHAIPVFVLCLLLEVVSFAVRPDDDERGYELRDTGTSLTMGIGNVIINIGWKLVVLAVFSGVYLLAPVHLPAANPLTWIALFVADDFAYYWYHRTHHTIRVFWASHVVHHSSQHYNLSTALRQTWTPFTAVPFWILLAFAGFAPWMILLQQSVSLLYQFFIHTERVGKLWRPIEFVFNTPSHHRVHHGANPQYLDKNYGGILIVWDRLFGTFEPEDERAVYGLTKNIDTFNPVRVATHEYVAIWRDIRAARSWRAVWGHLFRGPGWAPAG
- a CDS encoding crotonase/enoyl-CoA hydratase family protein, giving the protein MEFNTLRHEVEDGILTVYLDRPDNLNAFTVEMAEELERTFVEVNNNDAVRAVIVTGSGRAFCAGMDLSSSGNVFGLDESKSPSLADMADLDDPELARVRDTGGRVTLAIYGCRKPVIAAVNGAAVGIGATMMLAMDARLFSTKARFGLVFGKLGITPEACSTWFLPRIVGVPTALDLLYRADILDAEGARACGIAQSVHEPETLLAEARAIADAWTKGRSPVSFALIRQMLYRNSAQPDPVEAHRVDSLAMFYTSIGDGADGVRAFLEKRDPQFTSRASAMPPFYDEWVKPNS